A genome region from Haloarcula ordinaria includes the following:
- a CDS encoding transposase: MPTVCESQRTVFRQIACRSYTDWPVYNSTPLYDRTSLAGLESDVRVVAGTWFKHEEHDSIEQFVCSLPLAYFLFNAHDCYAGSTRYNIETLFRVFVLKEIHGWTHETALIKYLNHRPELCGQLGLETVPDQSTLWRSWHKRFTSDLRETVKTAARTILIRAQNAGVTVPREPDRKLRYHDDESGESEPDDQVILEEAEKITDHVNRVVFPAFSLTRGEGCEIHENAYWDLQTYLGLRENLAANEGARSFIHESTRDRTPLGHAHRDHLRSLSIKQIREMYRQAIHWLLNEVAETEQFFRAGIIAIDITEADPFTGDRTGHEEEIIGTKERTDEYAYQWATVQLVGNAVPIVLDARPVRKGETRLEIVEDLLDSAEDLVHVDNVLMDREFDSQHILEMLSHRGLSYVVPKRMQTSEKAQAKRLLQRSQDRYETDRKLHLGKNEWHETTLIYRRKENSELEDHQQYSVFMTNRGSGHLTEYGYRWEIESGYRSIKRFMAATTSKNFVLRFFYFAFACLLYSIWRAVDLFVQVELTGEYEHSPVITADNTLTLLKKETGIG; the protein is encoded by the coding sequence GTTAGAGTCGGACGTTCGTGTCGTCGCAGGGACGTGGTTCAAACACGAGGAACACGACTCGATAGAACAGTTCGTCTGTTCCCTTCCACTGGCCTACTTTCTCTTTAATGCGCACGACTGCTATGCAGGGTCGACACGTTACAATATCGAGACTCTCTTTCGCGTGTTCGTCCTGAAAGAGATCCACGGATGGACTCACGAGACAGCGCTCATCAAGTATCTCAATCACCGCCCTGAACTCTGTGGGCAACTGGGTTTGGAGACGGTTCCAGACCAATCGACCCTATGGCGCAGTTGGCACAAACGCTTCACGTCGGATCTCCGTGAGACAGTCAAGACAGCTGCTCGCACGATTCTCATCAGAGCCCAGAATGCGGGTGTCACGGTCCCGCGTGAACCGGATCGAAAGCTCCGGTACCATGACGACGAATCCGGTGAGTCAGAACCGGACGATCAAGTCATCTTGGAGGAAGCAGAGAAGATCACCGACCACGTTAATCGGGTTGTATTCCCAGCGTTCTCGCTCACTCGTGGTGAGGGTTGTGAGATTCACGAGAATGCGTACTGGGATTTGCAAACCTATCTGGGCCTTCGAGAGAATTTGGCCGCCAACGAAGGTGCTCGTAGCTTCATCCACGAGTCGACGCGTGACCGAACACCACTGGGACACGCCCACCGCGACCATCTTCGTAGCCTCTCGATAAAGCAAATTCGCGAGATGTACCGGCAGGCTATCCATTGGCTTCTGAACGAAGTTGCAGAGACAGAGCAGTTCTTTCGAGCTGGGATCATCGCAATCGACATTACCGAAGCGGATCCCTTCACCGGCGATCGAACCGGTCACGAGGAGGAGATTATCGGAACGAAGGAGAGGACTGACGAGTACGCCTACCAGTGGGCGACCGTCCAGTTGGTCGGCAATGCCGTCCCAATCGTGCTGGACGCACGCCCCGTCCGAAAGGGGGAGACACGACTGGAAATCGTTGAGGACTTGCTTGATTCGGCTGAGGACCTTGTGCACGTCGATAACGTGCTGATGGACCGGGAGTTCGACAGCCAGCATATCCTGGAGATGCTCAGCCATCGCGGACTCTCGTACGTCGTGCCCAAACGGATGCAAACCAGCGAGAAAGCCCAGGCAAAGCGGTTGCTCCAACGGAGTCAGGACCGCTACGAGACCGACCGGAAGCTCCACCTCGGCAAGAACGAATGGCACGAGACGACGCTGATCTATCGTCGAAAGGAGAACTCCGAACTCGAGGACCATCAGCAGTACTCAGTGTTCATGACGAACCGAGGCAGTGGGCACCTCACTGAGTATGGCTATCGGTGGGAAATCGAGAGCGGCTACAGGTCGATCAAGCGATTCATGGCCGCGACAACCTCGAAGAATTTCGTCCTACGGTTCTTCTACTTCGCGTTTGCGTGTCTGCTGTACTCAATCTGGCGAGCTGTCGATTTGTTCGTGCAGGTCGAGTTGACCGGCGAGTATGAGCACTCACCAGTGATTACAGCCGACAATACGCTGACGCTGCTGAAAAAGGAGACAGGAATCGGGTAG
- a CDS encoding SLC13 family permease — protein MLVVFALILLALVLFATERFPIDVTAILIMVLLMVLEPWTQISPREGISGFANPATITVLAMLILSTGINRTGIVQLIGRKMAAFAGTDRRKQLAATVGVTGPVSGFINNTPVVAILVPVIADLAHEGNTSPSKLLMPLSFASMLGGTLTLIGTSTNILASDIAAQLGAESPSLGLHAFGMFEFTKLGVVVFAVGALYLMTIGVRLLPERIPADEDLVEEYALQEYLADVVVPADSSLIGQTVREALGDDDLDIDVLQLIRYGERFDEPLARKEIHEKDTLRLRTNRETLEYIMDAEGLTLSGGPQTEEDLHPEEEEPVLVEVVIPSGSFLVGETLASSSFRQRYDANVLAFRTRGDIVRDRFEDVRIRVGDTLLVQSPPDSLTRLVENEDFIVAHEFDEVTYRSEKIPFAVGIIAGVVALPALNILPIVVSALAGVVAMIFTGVLKPTELYSSVEWNVIFLLAGIIPLGIALQQTGAAALLGDAVAATSVFLPPIGVLWVFYLATGLLTSVISNNASVVLMIPVAANAAQSIGANAFAFVLAVTFAASTAFMTPVGYQTNLFVYGPGGYTFSDFIRVGAPLQFLLSIVTVLGIAFFWGVRV, from the coding sequence ATGCTCGTCGTCTTCGCCCTCATTCTCCTCGCGCTCGTGCTCTTTGCGACTGAACGGTTTCCGATCGACGTCACCGCCATCTTGATCATGGTTCTGTTGATGGTGCTCGAACCGTGGACGCAGATCTCTCCACGTGAGGGGATCTCGGGGTTCGCGAATCCGGCGACGATCACGGTGCTGGCGATGCTCATTCTGAGTACGGGGATCAACCGAACCGGCATCGTTCAGTTGATCGGCCGCAAGATGGCGGCGTTCGCCGGGACCGACCGACGGAAGCAACTCGCAGCGACGGTCGGAGTCACTGGCCCAGTCTCGGGGTTTATCAACAACACACCAGTCGTCGCGATTCTGGTTCCCGTCATCGCCGATCTCGCACACGAGGGAAATACCTCGCCGTCGAAGCTCCTGATGCCGCTGTCGTTCGCGTCAATGCTCGGGGGAACGCTCACACTCATCGGGACGTCGACGAACATCCTCGCGAGCGATATCGCGGCCCAACTCGGTGCGGAGTCACCCAGCCTCGGACTACATGCGTTTGGGATGTTCGAGTTCACCAAACTCGGTGTCGTCGTCTTCGCCGTCGGTGCCCTCTATCTCATGACGATCGGCGTTCGACTCCTTCCCGAACGGATTCCGGCCGACGAGGACCTCGTCGAGGAGTACGCGCTCCAGGAGTACCTCGCGGACGTGGTCGTCCCGGCGGACTCATCACTGATCGGCCAGACTGTCCGAGAGGCGCTCGGCGACGACGACCTCGATATCGACGTGTTACAGCTGATTCGCTACGGCGAACGGTTCGACGAACCCCTCGCCAGGAAAGAGATCCACGAAAAGGATACGCTCCGACTCAGGACGAATCGAGAGACGCTCGAATACATCATGGATGCGGAAGGGCTCACACTGTCGGGCGGTCCGCAAACCGAGGAGGATCTGCATCCAGAGGAGGAAGAACCGGTGCTCGTCGAAGTCGTCATCCCGTCGGGGTCGTTTCTCGTTGGCGAAACGCTGGCGAGTTCGTCGTTCCGACAGCGCTACGACGCGAACGTTCTGGCCTTTCGCACCCGTGGTGACATTGTCCGGGACCGGTTCGAGGACGTCCGTATTCGCGTCGGCGACACGCTCCTGGTCCAGTCACCGCCCGACAGCCTCACGCGGCTCGTCGAGAACGAGGATTTCATCGTCGCCCACGAGTTCGACGAGGTGACCTACCGGAGCGAGAAAATCCCGTTCGCGGTCGGTATCATTGCCGGCGTGGTCGCATTGCCGGCACTGAACATCCTCCCGATCGTCGTCTCAGCACTCGCTGGCGTCGTGGCGATGATTTTCACTGGCGTCCTCAAGCCGACCGAACTCTACTCGTCCGTCGAGTGGAACGTGATCTTCCTCCTCGCGGGCATCATCCCGCTCGGTATCGCCCTGCAGCAGACGGGCGCTGCGGCGCTGCTCGGCGATGCCGTCGCTGCGACGTCGGTGTTTCTGCCACCGATCGGCGTCCTGTGGGTCTTCTACCTCGCGACCGGCCTGTTGACGAGCGTCATCAGCAACAACGCGAGCGTCGTGTTGATGATCCCGGTGGCTGCCAACGCGGCCCAGTCGATCGGGGCGAACGCGTTCGCGTTCGTCTTGGCGGTCACGTTCGCCGCCTCGACAGCGTTCATGACGCCCGTCGGTTACCAGACGAATCTCTTCGTCTACGGACCCGGTGGGTACACGTTTTCTGACTTCATCCGTGTCGGCGCTCCGCTGCAGTTCCTGCTCTCAATCGTCACCGTCCTCGGGATTGCGTTCTTCTGGGGGGTCCGCGTGTGA
- a CDS encoding DUF7344 domain-containing protein, whose product MTNYDLDRCLQLVADQHRRRIIHHLRHEANGTTTLEDLVEQISSRASDSKNGPQQDREELAIQLLHSHLPKLADYGVVEFEHTTGAVRYHPDEQVETVLDSLPEEVSLPSP is encoded by the coding sequence ATGACGAACTACGATCTCGATAGGTGTCTCCAGCTCGTTGCCGACCAGCACCGACGTCGGATCATCCACCACCTGCGCCACGAGGCTAACGGAACCACGACGCTCGAGGACCTCGTCGAGCAGATATCCAGTCGAGCTTCCGACTCGAAAAACGGTCCACAGCAGGACCGGGAAGAACTCGCCATCCAACTCCTACATTCCCACCTGCCGAAGTTAGCGGACTACGGTGTCGTCGAGTTCGAACATACAACCGGTGCCGTCCGGTACCACCCTGACGAACAGGTCGAAACAGTACTTGACTCGCTCCCTGAAGAAGTGTCGCTGCCGAGTCCCTGA
- a CDS encoding winged helix-turn-helix domain-containing protein: protein MSETDTGAADAGPFAEQQRLFKLLSQDTRHLIIQELLGHPAHLMSLAELEYMTGKSQAAIKDQLETLIDAGLLARYTYDPSEGKRDLPSQFYGFTERGVEVLHDYKYLRGLPVARALYENTRKTEKIERHELAPRPELPDAVAEALEFDEPDLDAVDGGTNP from the coding sequence ATGAGCGAAACCGACACTGGTGCGGCCGATGCAGGGCCGTTCGCGGAACAGCAGCGGCTGTTCAAGCTGCTGTCCCAGGATACGCGCCATCTCATCATCCAGGAGCTGCTGGGCCATCCCGCCCATCTAATGTCGCTCGCCGAACTCGAGTATATGACCGGGAAGAGCCAGGCGGCCATCAAAGACCAGTTGGAGACGTTGATCGACGCCGGGCTCCTCGCACGCTACACGTACGATCCAAGCGAGGGGAAACGTGATCTCCCCTCCCAGTTCTACGGATTCACAGAGCGGGGGGTCGAGGTCCTCCACGACTACAAGTATCTCCGTGGGCTTCCGGTCGCACGTGCCCTCTACGAAAACACGCGCAAGACCGAGAAAATCGAGCGCCACGAATTGGCCCCTCGCCCGGAGCTTCCGGATGCCGTCGCGGAAGCCCTCGAGTTCGACGAGCCCGATCTCGACGCCGTCGATGGTGGCACAAACCCATAG
- a CDS encoding type IV toxin-antitoxin system AbiEi family antitoxin domain-containing protein has translation MGTIEQTQNIRQGLSTRESRLLARLAGAGHQIISVDDIETTLEVPPNTAREIASRLTERGWLDRLFPGTYLIIPLTAGEEAVYTTHEYLIAAHVAEPMYIGYYSALSHHGLTEQVPRTVYVVTPTRAQSREIHGVPYRVTTVTEQKFFGCEPTSVEGTTVQVSDLEKTLVDCADHPEFCGGLRKLAIAMRTADDRGCDWDTVGEYLERLDNGAATKRIVYLADQLGIDLPAREELVASFTSGYSLLDPTRPDTGSTDSTYRLRINVEPAMLEPTES, from the coding sequence ATCGGTACCATAGAGCAAACACAAAATATACGCCAGGGTCTCTCGACTCGAGAAAGTCGACTCCTTGCACGACTCGCTGGCGCGGGTCACCAGATCATCTCCGTCGACGACATCGAGACGACGCTGGAGGTCCCCCCAAACACCGCCCGCGAGATCGCCTCCCGACTCACCGAGAGGGGCTGGCTCGACCGGCTCTTCCCGGGCACGTATCTCATCATTCCACTCACAGCCGGCGAGGAAGCCGTGTACACGACCCACGAGTACCTCATCGCCGCCCACGTCGCCGAGCCGATGTACATCGGCTACTACAGCGCCCTCAGCCACCACGGGCTGACCGAACAGGTTCCCCGGACGGTGTACGTCGTTACGCCGACCCGAGCGCAAAGCAGGGAGATCCACGGCGTCCCGTACCGCGTCACGACAGTCACCGAGCAGAAATTCTTCGGCTGTGAGCCGACATCGGTCGAGGGCACGACCGTTCAGGTCAGCGACCTGGAGAAGACGCTGGTCGACTGTGCGGACCACCCCGAGTTCTGTGGTGGCCTTCGGAAACTCGCAATCGCGATGCGTACTGCCGACGACCGGGGCTGCGACTGGGACACCGTCGGCGAGTACCTCGAACGCCTCGACAACGGCGCTGCGACCAAGCGGATCGTCTACCTCGCCGACCAGCTCGGCATCGACCTCCCTGCCCGCGAGGAACTCGTCGCGTCGTTCACGAGTGGCTACTCGTTGCTGGACCCGACGCGGCCCGACACCGGGTCGACCGACAGTACGTATCGCCTCCGGATCAACGTCGAGCCAGCCATGCTGGAGCCCACGGAGTCCTGA
- a CDS encoding tyrosine-type recombinase/integrase, with the protein MTTPHTRGSGADDTLETAIQARLDSLESGNYRANNELVLEQFRQFLERDRDVARLPELTVLDCRRYAQWLRTRAKDDEDPLAATSAHANGPYFTIVRAFLGWCVDDERIETNPARPNRVKEALPEYRADHDRQFWSPEARAEILEYVENRAYEALDDAETDKEKAFRDRALVTMLALTGARGAELFADPRDEYRNGLTWQDVDLQNGVAFVFGKTRERQPIPLMDRVLKSLERQYSVQNPPTDDWPVFRTRHRPSIATAVREGLAGQGFSPTEIEEKQSNNTNTELLRKYSINAPALSKNGARTLMKSLSDQAEISIDGEYLKPHGGRRSLGSQLYEQDAELAQELLRHESIETTHESYRKQNIRHQRERLEDILQQ; encoded by the coding sequence ATGACAACGCCACACACCAGGGGTTCAGGGGCCGATGACACCCTCGAAACGGCGATTCAAGCCCGTCTCGATAGTCTCGAGTCGGGCAACTACAGAGCCAACAATGAACTCGTCTTGGAGCAGTTCAGACAGTTCCTGGAACGCGACCGAGACGTCGCCCGGCTGCCAGAGCTAACAGTCCTGGATTGCAGACGGTACGCGCAGTGGCTTAGGACACGGGCGAAAGACGACGAAGACCCGTTAGCCGCCACCTCAGCTCACGCCAACGGTCCATATTTCACGATCGTCAGAGCGTTTCTCGGATGGTGTGTCGACGACGAACGAATCGAAACGAATCCAGCTCGCCCCAATCGAGTGAAAGAAGCCCTTCCGGAATATCGAGCTGACCACGACCGCCAGTTCTGGTCCCCGGAAGCGAGGGCAGAGATACTCGAGTACGTCGAGAACCGTGCTTACGAAGCACTGGACGATGCCGAGACTGACAAAGAGAAAGCGTTCAGGGACCGCGCTCTCGTGACAATGCTGGCCCTGACAGGTGCCCGGGGGGCAGAGCTCTTCGCTGACCCACGCGATGAATACCGGAACGGATTGACCTGGCAGGACGTGGACCTCCAGAACGGCGTTGCATTCGTGTTCGGGAAAACACGGGAACGACAGCCGATTCCGCTCATGGACAGGGTTTTGAAGTCGTTGGAACGCCAGTATTCGGTCCAGAATCCGCCAACCGACGACTGGCCGGTGTTTCGGACTCGACACCGCCCCTCTATCGCGACTGCTGTTCGCGAAGGGCTCGCTGGACAGGGGTTTTCACCGACCGAGATCGAAGAAAAACAGTCGAACAATACGAATACCGAACTCCTCCGAAAGTATAGTATAAATGCACCGGCCCTCTCTAAAAACGGTGCGAGAACGCTGATGAAGTCCCTCTCCGATCAGGCGGAGATATCGATAGACGGGGAGTATCTCAAGCCTCACGGTGGTCGGAGAAGTCTCGGAAGTCAACTGTACGAGCAGGATGCTGAATTAGCGCAGGAACTGCTTCGACACGAGTCTATCGAGACAACACATGAGTCGTATCGTAAACAGAATATTCGACACCAGCGCGAGCGGTTAGAAGATATCCTCCAACAGTAG
- a CDS encoding MarR family transcriptional regulator, giving the protein MEAGSGVGDDTTPREVIHFITQQTRFSLISDILGHPQQLPSMYELEELNPSVSDATVYKHIQKLIDAGIVTEVALDDDQRRQGYPWKFYGLTEDGREFLETHNLLAAEETLQQIYDTIADKPEKMVKYENAPRPD; this is encoded by the coding sequence ATGGAGGCTGGTTCGGGTGTCGGTGACGACACGACACCACGGGAAGTCATCCACTTCATTACACAGCAGACACGATTTTCGCTTATCAGCGATATTCTCGGTCACCCCCAACAGCTCCCATCAATGTATGAACTCGAGGAGCTCAACCCCAGCGTGAGTGATGCCACCGTCTACAAGCACATCCAGAAGCTGATCGACGCCGGCATCGTCACGGAGGTCGCCTTGGACGACGACCAGCGCCGGCAGGGATATCCCTGGAAGTTCTACGGCCTCACCGAAGACGGCCGCGAGTTCTTGGAGACGCACAATCTGCTCGCCGCGGAGGAGACACTTCAGCAGATCTACGACACCATCGCCGATAAGCCCGAGAAGATGGTCAAGTACGAGAACGCGCCCCGTCCAGATTAG
- a CDS encoding RNA-guided endonuclease InsQ/TnpB family protein: MADDYVRRTGITRLSVDGTQRELLEETISEWKRGCQLATDMAWGKCNAKSDVQPLAYDDVREQTSLGSQHAILATHQAAQAITGCIERRSNGKKVSKPTFTAPTVKYDTRTMTLFDDDTVSLSTTESRVRCDLALPEADDGYQRQYLDSDEWSVTESTLTARDGDYFLHIGFRRHKTDTERNTAEDGTVLGVDLGIENLAVTSTAFFFSGRELTHDLREFEKVRAGLQQTGTRSAHRTLEQSSGRELRYVRDVLHRASNAIVDEALRYECDVIAFEDLTHIRDRTGASWGHKWASQTLYEQVEYKAEANGILVQQVGSAYTSKRCAECGFTADENRPNRTDFCCQKCESEANADYNAAKNIGMRYVRRGQQSSRRTGNSQLALKSGTVTPSGGFTAHPDGFEVEDTDKPHPQRAKSSD; the protein is encoded by the coding sequence GTGGCAGACGACTACGTGCGCCGGACAGGAATCACCCGACTCTCGGTAGATGGTACGCAACGCGAGTTGCTTGAGGAGACCATCTCTGAGTGGAAGCGTGGTTGCCAGCTCGCCACCGACATGGCGTGGGGCAAGTGCAACGCCAAGAGCGACGTACAGCCCCTCGCCTACGACGACGTGCGTGAGCAAACCAGCCTCGGGAGTCAGCATGCGATTCTCGCCACCCACCAAGCCGCACAAGCCATCACTGGCTGTATCGAACGCCGGTCCAACGGCAAGAAGGTCAGCAAGCCTACGTTCACCGCACCCACGGTGAAGTACGATACCCGGACGATGACGCTATTTGACGATGATACAGTGTCACTCTCCACCACGGAGAGTCGCGTCCGGTGTGACCTTGCGCTCCCTGAGGCCGACGATGGCTACCAACGGCAGTACCTCGACTCTGACGAGTGGAGCGTTACGGAAAGTACGCTCACCGCCCGCGACGGCGACTACTTCTTGCACATCGGCTTCCGCCGACACAAGACCGACACCGAACGCAATACCGCCGAGGACGGAACGGTCCTCGGGGTTGACCTCGGCATCGAAAACCTCGCCGTCACCAGCACTGCCTTCTTTTTTAGCGGGCGGGAGTTGACCCACGACCTCCGAGAGTTCGAGAAGGTACGCGCCGGACTCCAACAGACCGGAACGCGAAGCGCCCATAGAACGCTCGAACAGTCGAGTGGCCGCGAACTTCGGTACGTCCGTGACGTACTTCACCGGGCGTCGAACGCCATCGTAGACGAGGCACTCCGATACGAGTGCGATGTGATCGCGTTCGAGGACCTGACCCACATCCGCGACCGCACGGGTGCGTCGTGGGGCCACAAGTGGGCGTCCCAAACGCTCTACGAGCAAGTAGAGTACAAAGCCGAAGCGAACGGTATCTTGGTGCAGCAGGTGGGTTCGGCGTACACGTCGAAACGGTGCGCCGAGTGTGGCTTCACAGCCGACGAGAATCGCCCGAATCGAACCGATTTCTGCTGTCAGAAGTGCGAGTCGGAAGCGAATGCGGACTACAACGCGGCGAAGAACATCGGTATGCGGTACGTCCGCCGAGGCCAACAGTCGTCCCGGCGGACGGGCAACAGTCAGCTTGCTCTAAAGTCTGGAACGGTGACGCCAAGTGGCGGATTTACCGCCCACCCGGACGGGTTCGAGGTCGAGGACACGGACAAGCCCCACCCTCAACGAGCAAAGTCGTCAGACTGA
- a CDS encoding DUF7563 family protein: MPVCNDCGAFATSRFARVFGDNEDDIYGCRNCLSVTALVDGRAARDTS, encoded by the coding sequence ATGCCAGTATGCAACGATTGCGGTGCGTTCGCAACGTCACGGTTTGCCCGCGTCTTCGGGGACAACGAGGACGACATCTACGGCTGCCGCAACTGTCTGTCAGTTACAGCACTGGTCGACGGACGTGCGGCACGGGATACTTCGTGA
- a CDS encoding AI-2E family transporter, translating to MTEQGDRQHWFSEHLMLSILAVVSVVLGLLFVFTQIQYILLAIVLAYVLAPAQRTLERHTTSTTAALTLISLSVFVLFIPVAYLLTVAIQQGLGLLTALQEGGLSLDLIQDRIEAIGYVVDFDLLYGTYQEPIATGLQRLATGAVNVVVGLPGVLIGLTVTVFVLFALLRDGEQFVTWLQSIVPLSDRVERELIRELDALMWASVIGNVAVAGVQAVLLGIGLALVGMPGVVFLTVATFVLTLLPLVGAFGVWLPVSGYLFAIGRPTTAVLFFVYGSVVSASDLYLRPAIINRSGAINVATIVVGIFGGIILFGAIGLFVGPVILGGSKVVLDLFAQERADSTVV from the coding sequence ATGACTGAACAGGGAGACCGTCAGCATTGGTTTTCGGAGCACCTCATGCTGTCGATCTTGGCGGTGGTGAGCGTTGTTCTCGGACTCCTTTTCGTGTTCACACAGATTCAGTATATCTTACTCGCGATCGTCCTCGCATACGTTCTCGCGCCCGCACAACGGACGCTCGAGCGTCACACGACCTCAACTACGGCTGCCCTCACCCTCATTTCGCTTTCGGTATTTGTCCTCTTCATCCCGGTCGCGTATCTCCTCACCGTCGCAATTCAGCAGGGACTGGGGCTGCTAACCGCCCTCCAAGAAGGAGGACTCAGTCTCGACCTCATTCAGGACCGAATCGAAGCCATCGGTTACGTGGTCGATTTCGATCTCCTGTATGGGACCTATCAAGAGCCGATAGCTACCGGGTTGCAGCGTCTTGCAACCGGCGCGGTGAACGTCGTCGTCGGTCTCCCTGGTGTGTTGATCGGCCTCACCGTGACGGTCTTCGTACTCTTTGCGTTATTGCGAGACGGTGAACAGTTCGTCACATGGCTACAGTCGATTGTCCCGCTCTCTGATCGTGTGGAGCGGGAACTTATCAGAGAACTTGACGCCCTCATGTGGGCGTCCGTTATCGGGAATGTCGCTGTCGCGGGGGTCCAAGCGGTACTACTCGGCATCGGATTAGCGCTCGTTGGCATGCCTGGGGTTGTGTTCTTGACCGTCGCGACATTTGTTCTCACGTTGCTCCCACTCGTTGGGGCATTCGGTGTTTGGCTTCCGGTTTCGGGTTACCTGTTTGCAATCGGTCGCCCCACTACAGCGGTACTGTTTTTTGTCTACGGGTCAGTGGTCAGCGCCTCGGACCTCTATCTTCGACCGGCGATCATCAACCGGAGCGGAGCGATCAACGTCGCGACCATCGTTGTGGGTATCTTCGGGGGAATTATTCTGTTTGGGGCAATCGGCCTGTTCGTCGGCCCCGTCATACTCGGTGGCTCGAAGGTCGTCCTTGACCTGTTTGCCCAAGAGCGAGCGGACTCAACCGTCGTCTGA
- a CDS encoding cation:proton antiporter — translation MAVESDLLLPFPREMTLVLAVVHALGIVADRLGFAPVVGELLIGLVLGPSVLALVVPSVTAVVVPVPDRLATLAPLGLILLLVSAGPEVSVRTVRRYVRPTVALAASASVVSFLLGSLPFSGRESSMHSLRVVVHQ, via the coding sequence ATGGCCGTCGAGTCGGACTTGCTCCTTCCGTTTCCCCGCGAGATGACGCTCGTTTTGGCCGTTGTACATGCGCTTGGAATCGTCGCTGATCGACTCGGGTTTGCACCGGTCGTTGGTGAACTCCTCATCGGGTTGGTGCTCGGGCCTTCGGTTCTCGCTCTCGTCGTTCCGAGCGTCACGGCTGTCGTCGTCCCGGTTCCCGATCGGCTGGCAACCCTTGCGCCACTTGGACTCATTCTCCTCCTCGTATCGGCTGGACCGGAGGTTAGCGTTCGGACGGTACGCCGCTATGTTCGACCGACGGTCGCACTCGCCGCCAGCGCCTCAGTCGTGTCGTTTCTTTTGGGGTCGCTACCGTTCTCGGGCCGCGAATCGTCGATGCACTCGTTGAGAGTGGTTGTACACCAGTGA
- a CDS encoding diadenylate cyclase, protein MIESIYSSATSEPKSDGADIDAILEWIGGCVKDISLGFERWNDPYARGPGLYFVVERDPITEFAAPMGTNRWPVEKCATVFAETDVFLEAAQNVALSRDGAVVVHSDGTIEEAMVRVNQLSPAECRQNDNLPYAGWMGARHMSALETSTREEVVAAITLSEEDGRVTVFTDGTFEDSLATSLVID, encoded by the coding sequence ATGATCGAGTCTATCTATAGTTCTGCGACGTCGGAACCGAAATCTGATGGTGCAGACATCGACGCAATACTCGAATGGATCGGAGGGTGTGTCAAGGACATCAGCCTCGGGTTCGAGCGATGGAATGACCCATACGCCCGTGGACCTGGACTCTATTTCGTCGTCGAACGGGACCCCATAACCGAATTTGCGGCTCCGATGGGGACGAACCGCTGGCCGGTTGAGAAGTGTGCGACTGTCTTTGCTGAGACCGATGTATTTCTTGAGGCGGCACAGAACGTAGCGTTGTCCCGTGATGGCGCAGTCGTCGTTCACAGCGACGGCACGATCGAGGAGGCAATGGTCCGGGTCAACCAGCTCTCTCCAGCCGAATGCCGACAAAACGACAATCTTCCCTATGCGGGGTGGATGGGTGCTCGTCACATGAGCGCACTGGAAACCTCGACCCGCGAGGAAGTGGTCGCGGCGATCACACTTAGCGAAGAAGACGGACGAGTAACAGTTTTTACTGACGGCACGTTCGAGGATTCCCTAGCGACATCCCTGGTGATTGATTGA
- a CDS encoding DUF7539 family protein: MVEFPDERQLVLGARSRLERWTRSARMEAYAELFEGDDPILSPEEMQLLDALDSELERQGGDGVWGTDQYGIHTAGASSSDTSLGVVCVYHPQITKDSVLRGGDDLDDETEERLNAALWQYSERVATLIEAELDEFVRQAGV, encoded by the coding sequence ATGGTCGAGTTTCCAGACGAACGACAGCTCGTACTCGGGGCGCGTTCCCGGTTGGAGCGGTGGACGAGAAGTGCCCGGATGGAGGCGTACGCTGAACTGTTCGAAGGTGACGATCCCATCCTCTCCCCCGAAGAGATGCAACTCCTCGACGCGCTCGACTCTGAACTGGAACGCCAAGGCGGCGATGGGGTCTGGGGCACCGATCAGTACGGCATTCACACAGCAGGGGCCTCGAGTTCGGATACCTCACTCGGTGTGGTCTGCGTATATCATCCACAGATCACAAAAGATTCTGTCCTCCGAGGCGGCGATGACCTCGACGATGAGACCGAAGAGCGACTCAACGCAGCACTCTGGCAATATAGTGAGCGCGTCGCGACACTCATCGAAGCCGAACTCGATGAGTTCGTCCGTCAAGCGGGGGTATAA